The Christiangramia flava JLT2011 region AGGCTATGCAGAAACTATGATTGGCCGTAGAAGACCACTTCCAGAATTACAATCAAACGACACTTCTAAAAGGGAGGCAGGGAAACGCAAGGCACTCAACACTCCTATCCAAGGTACTGCAGCTGACATCCTCAAAACAGCGATGGTCAATATTTATAATAGGATACAAAACGAAGACTTAAAATCCAAGATGCTCCTTCAGGTACATGATGAGTTACTTATCGAAGTGCCTACGGGCGAAAAGGAGTTAATGGAAAAATTGGTTAAGCAAGAAATGAAGAACGCTGTATCACTATCAATCCCTTTAGAAGTAGAACTCAAGGTCGGCCAGACCTGGCAAGAAGTTCACTAATCCCATAAACTAAATCTTAATTTTTAATACACACAACTATGTTACAATCAGATTATTTTCACGTAGAACTTTCAGAGGTTAACCAGGTAAATACAAGTTATCTCAAACCGCACCCAACCATTAAAAATCGGTACAAACTCAGTCTTTCTAAAGGTAGCTTCAATGGGAGGCGTTACTACGGAGATAACATAGACATCTACTATGGGAATGATAGGTTGAATATAAAATCCAGCCTCCCTTACCTTAGGAATGGACACAACCTTGTTGCCTTTAGTACTAGCGATGTTCAAGTTACCTTCCAAGACCTTTCTGAAATTCTTGAAGTGGATTTATTTAAAGCAAAAATTAAAAACCGTGAATATGCCATACTTCAGAAATCGAAGCTTCGATTTAAACAGCTGAAGAGGTTGATAGGAGGTGTGGAAGGAATGGAATTACTTAAGAAAACTCCTCACTTGTTAATGTTTGGCAACTCCAAACTGAAATGTAAAATCTACGAAGTTGCTCCAAATTTGAAGGGTAAAGTAGATCGATCAATAACGGGTAGATTTCCTTGGGAAGCTGCAAAAGATATAGTCAAGGTAGAATTACACTTCAATAGATCCCAGAGCGATTGTTTGTTGGATTATTTAACAACGGAGATTGAGCATGACAGGGAAATTTTACTTCAATATCTGCAAGATAAAATATCAATATGCCCCATCGGAACAAAGGGAACCACTTATCCAGATATTCTTTTTATGGCCTTAATTAATATCGGATGGAACCATTGCTCTTATGAGGTTGTCTTTAGCGAGATCCAAAAGCAGATCGATTTAGCAGACCTTACTCCAAGTCAAAAATCAGCAAGAAGAAAATCACTTCTGAAGAAAGTGAGTGAAATGAAGTCTTTAGAACATAATTCTCTCATGGATTTTCTCGAACCTCCGGAGGATTTTAAAGCCTTATCGATGACCTTCCCAAAAGATAACTGTTTAATATCAGAATTGTAATACCATGCCAACACTAAAATATACACTTATACAGACCGTCAAACAAAGAGAAAGAAAATCAAAGGAGGCTCAGTTATTCCTTAGATATTCCCATAGAAGTAAAAATGTTCATTTTTACACCAAAAAAATTGTTCATAAGGATTGTTGGGATAAGAAGAATCAACGCTTTAAGCGAAAATATCCTGGGTATCTAAAGGGTAATGTATACCTCAACACCTACTACCAGAAAGTAGAAGACATTGTGAACACTGCTTTTATAGAGGAGATTGATCCTACTGTTTCTTATGTCAAAGATCAGTTTCAAGGCAGATATAAATCCAAAACCGTGATACAAAATTTATCCTTCTGGGACTTTGTAAATGAGAAGTTCATGCCTAATGCACGGAAACGTTTAACCAAAAACACTTTAAAGTCTTATAAAACCAGTATCAAGAACCTTCAAAAATATGAGAGACATGCGCGAGTTAAGTTAGACTGGCATAATATTGATATGGATTTCTATTATGATTATCAGGATTACTACTTGAACTTTCTTGATCTTAAAATGAACGGCGTAGGTAAGATTATCAAACTATTGAAAACCATCTTAAATGATGCAACCGATCAAGGGTACAATACAAACAAGACCTATAAATCAAAGAATTTTAAAGTTCTCAAAGAGGATGTCGATAATATATACCTCAACGAGGAAGAACTTAGGACCCTCCTTGACTTAGACTTCTCCAACTCGAAGAAATTAGAAAAGGTTCGTGATTTATTTGTGGTTGGTTGCTATACAGGAGTTCGCTTTAGTGATCTTGGTCAAATAAATTATCAGAATATTCAAGGTGAGTATATTCGTATTAAAACTCAAAAAACTGGTAAGGATGTAGTTATTCCAATCCTTTCTGAGATCCGACCAATTATCGATAAGTACCAAGGTAATCTGCCCAAACCTTACACCAACCAAGTAATGAACCGATACTTAAAGGAGTTGGGAGAGCTCGCAGAGATTGATGGTGACTTTAATACTTACACTAACAAAGGAACTCAGCGGTTGAAAAACACATTTAAGAAATGGGAAATGATATCAACCCATACTGCCCGAAGGTCATTTGCCACCAATATGTATCTCAGAAAATGGGATGCAATATCTATAATGAAAATTACAGGGCATTCCAGCGAGAAGGTCTTTATGAACTATATAAAGGTTTCTCAGGAAGAGAATGCCAAAAGAATTCTTGAACTAAATAAAAACCGTAACAATGAAAACTAGTGAAATTTTAAAAATTGTAGGTGACCGTATTGATAATATGGGAACTAAAGGAGTGTATTACCCTCGAAGAATTAAACCAAAGTGGAAATCATTGAAGTCAGAAAAGGAAAAAATGCAGTTGTTTGAAAAATTGGTTTCAAGTCCGGAGCCATCAATTGGATTTCGAAGTTTGGTTAGAAAGAACTTATGCTCTAAAACCTTAGAGGCTATTCTTTTTGAAAACCCTGAGATTGAAAAGAGCTTCCAGACAAAAGATGTCTTGGATATCTGTAAAAAGAAATTCATCAAATACAAAAACGGAGAAGCTTTCCTCAAACAAATGGAAGCTTCTAAGTAGTTTAAATGGCTGAATTTACGTTCAGCCTTTTGTTTTAATAGCTTTTAAAATAGTTTACTACATTTACTGTCAGAAAATATTGAAAATAAGTAATAGCGTTAGCTATTTATACTTGTAGTTGAAAACCGCCAATTTTTAAATACGCACAAGTTAGATAGACCAACGCTCACGCTTCGGCGTGGGCTGTGTTTATTTGTGCGTGGGTATCTGGCGGTACCTCAACTACAGTAAGCTGCAGTTCCACGCTTTTTTCTTTTATGAACTTCTATTTGGGACTGGTAGTTTAAAAATGCAACTATGAAAACCAGTCAATTTTCGATTCTGTTATTAATTGGAATACTACTTACTGCTTTTATAACCAATCCAGATAGAAAAAAACACTCGGAGAAAGCTACAGAAATATTGTTCGATGTGAATGAAGATGATGAAAACTACGGTATTCTAGGAGGTTTGATAGGCAGTTTCGCTACAAGTACTATTGAAGGTAACATCAAAATTAAAGACTATTACCTATTCTCTAAGTCTTATATCTATTCCCCATCACGAAATAAGAAACTGGATTTGGGGTTAGGCTTTTTAGGAAAAGTAATACCTCTTTCGGATTATACTGATGTTCAAAAATACTTAGATGAAGGCACCAAAAATTTGGAAAATAGAAGTGAGGAAGTTTCAATTTATGAAAAACAAAATGAGGAAACTGGAGACTCTAAACCTGATTTAAATCAAGATAAAGAGGCTTCACCTGAGAGAATGATTGACAAAGAAAAGCAAGATGCCATACTAAATTCAATCTTGGGCAAACCTGAAGACTCTCAATACTAAACAAGCTTCTGAATTGATAAAAAGTTTCTTTCAGTGTCTTTTTTTATTATAGAGGAACACACTCAAAGAAACTTGGGCTGGTTAGCTTACTAAAGAAATACGACGTAACCTCTTCGCAAGATTGCATTTATAAATACGTAGGTACCTGGCGGTAAGGAAAGATCAGCAGAAAATAAAAAGATAACAACGTTGTATTTCTGAGATATTCAGCTGAATGTTATATAAACATTCAGAAATATGACAATTGCCAGTAAATCACCAACCGATAAGCATTTAGAATTGTTTAGAGCCTACGAGAATATGAGTAGATCTCGCATAAGTAATCATCTTATTGCGGAACAGCTTAAGATTTCAAGAAAACAGCTAGGGTATATTATAAGCCAGTATGAGTTTGAATCTAGTTTGGAGTATCAAATCGCAGAACAAAATGGTGAGTACTTCTTTAATGGTAATTACTACCTCAGCAAAGGAGTAACTAGCAATATTCCCAATAAAGAAATAGCTGAGATTCTTAACTTCACAAGAAAGCTGGTCAAACAGCACAATGGAATAGATTACCTTCAGACATTTTACAGTATTGATCAGGATTGTAAGTTGTTCTTCATTGATAATCTAAATACAGAGATGATTGAATCAGGAGGATTCAGTGTCTCTGATAACTATGCCACATTAATCCTTTCAAGTGAATATTAATTTGAAGTGAAATAACGAAAAAGGTACGCCGAGTTGCGAAGCAACGAGTGGTGGAACTTTTTTGTTCTATATACTTTTTTAGAAGTATTCGACTTTAGTTGAATGCTTCTATTCTTATATCTAGTTCAATCTCTAGTTAGCTTATTAGATATAAGTGTCTATTTGGTGTAATTAAAGTGGCTGTTTGGTCTAAATAGAGTGGCTGTTTAGTGTATTTTTAATTTGGCACTCTATCAAATCGTTTAGAAAAAAATATTAGAGTGGCTATTTGGTGTATTTGATAAAAAGAGTTGAAAGTTACCGAAAATAGAAAAGGGAGAGACTTGGCTTCGAAGTAAGTTCTCTCCCTAAATCAAAATATTAGGAATATGTGTAAACTTCAATCAAATTCAAAGGCAAGACAACTCACTCTTGTAATACCTTCCAAATTACTAACAGAACAATCTTTATCAAATAATGATAAGTTAGTATTGGGAGTAGACTTGGCCCTGAAAGACAAACTTGGGTATAATAGTTATAAAAATGATTACCTAAGCAAGCTGTTTAGTTTACATGTGAATAGTATCTCCAAATCCAGAAGAGCATTAGTACAGCAAGAGTTTTTAAAAAAAACTGGCAGGGAATATCAGCTAACGGAGAAATCAGTCAAACTACTTGAGTGCTCCAATCAGAGTGTTCATTTGCCTTATGAGGTCTACAATCTCAAAATTATTAAATCAGGCGAAAAGTTGTTATGGGGATTGTACAATTCAGTAAGCAGAGGTTTTAAAGATTATTTTGCTAAAAGAGAAACTACGGCTCGGCAATTAGCAATTAGCGTAGAGACTGTAACAAAGTATACCAAATCTTTGAATCATGCTGGTCTTTTAAAACTATATAAACACAATTTTGGATATTGCTCAAGTCAGACCGTTATAGTAACCTGTGATATTATAAATGGAGAATTTATAACAGAACTGAATAGAGCTAAAGATCATCAGGGCAATTGGGAAAGGTCAGTAGATTTTCCAATTCTAAAATAGTAGTAAGGTTCACGACATACCACCCAAATATTTTCTGAGCGCGCAGAAATTTGTAATAAATACTCGGTTGTAATATCCATACTTAAGAATATGCTTACATTAAATGAAACTCAGACATGTTTTTATCTCGGAACATTTTCGATTAGTGACTATCTTGATTTGGGTATAATTGGTTGTGCATAATACTTCATAATGCTCCCGTTTTTAAAGTTGAAACTTTAATTGATATGGAACATTATATCTTTTACAATATTCAATTCTAAAACTATCCCAATCATTAAATTGTTTCATAACATCAGTTGCTTCAGAAATAAATCTCGAGAGTTCAATTCTAGCACCTGGAGTAAGAAATTGATGATGCTTATGTTTTCTTAAACCAGGAATAACACATGGGTTAACTATGCGTAGAATTGGTAGAACTTCCTGTGAAAAACGATAATAAATAATTTCATTGGTAAATCTGCCTGCTTGCCAAGGTTTTTCAGAAATTACACCTTTAAATTCCCAGTTGTTTAAACGAAACATTTCACGATAGTAATCCTGAGTGAAAATTGCTTCATAATCAGCAGGCTTTCTTAAAATATTAGAATCAACCTCATTGATTTTCCATAAATCATGGATAGAATCAAGAATTTTCCTCTTTACGTTTTTTGCGTCAAGTTCTTTATCAGAAAATTTATCCTTGACTTTTGACTCTGTCTGCTCAAGAATGAATCTCTTTAATTGATCTTGATTCTTTTTCTCTTGTAACGCTTTTAACTGTTCTAGTTCTTCGGGGTTAATTTGGAGCTTTTCATTAATTATAAATTTTATTCCTAACTTTTTTTATATGTTCAGAGAATGGGATAGTTGCTCCAAAATCATATTGCAGTTTTGATTTCAACGTATCAATATTTGGATTCAGCTTTTTAGCTCTCCCCCACGCATACTTGTCATTTTTCGGAGCATCAAAAGCATAAAAAACATAAACAAAACTTGGATCAACGTTATTTGATAGAGCATACTGTTGTATCATATCATGATTATTAATAAATCTACTCGCTTCCAGAGTTTTATCTTTAGAGAAAAAATATTCCCTTGCAAAATTATCTGCTTCAATTTCGTTCTGAGATTGACTATTTAGACTTTTCTGATTCTCTTGCGAAATATGATAATTTGAGAGCCTAATTTCATCCCAATCAAATAAAACATGATATAGCTCATGAACTAAAGCAAACCATAATGTTGGGTAAAAACCAACATAATCTGTTAGTGCTATGCAAGGTTTGTTATTCACTTCAAAAGTTGCACCCCGAATATGGAGAGAAGTAAAGGATGGTATAAATACAACAGTTATTCCTAATTGATATAGTTGCTGGATGACATTGACAAGTCCATTTTCTACATCCATAGATTGCCATCTTATTTGCGGAAAATACTCGATTAATCCTTCACGAGTATATTCATTAGTATTTCTCAGTTCAATACATTTTTGTTCCGCCAGATATACCCAATTTTTAATACTGCAATTTCGTTTTGCCCTCTTTCCAGAACTAAAAGCAACATTTAAATCTGGCTCAGAGTATTCAAAAATGTTTTTTAAACCAAAATATTTACAAATGGAACTTTCTATTTCATCATAATCCTTTAATGATTTTATCAACCCAACCTTTTTAAGATCGGCTAAATTGAACTTCTCATTAATAAACTCTATTTTCTCGCTAGTTCGATTTATATCATTACTAACAAAATGTACTTCCTTAATTTTTTGTAAATACAGTGTTGCAACTTTTTCAAGATCGATGCCTAAAAAGTTAGCTAACTTTATCAAATTCGTGTAATCTAACATTTTTTGCTCACCCGAAATTATTCCATCCAAGGTACGTAGACTCATACCCATAATATTTAGAGCAGTTGTTTTTGGAATGTCTAAACTATCAAGGCGATCAAGAAATAAATCTTCTAAAGACTCCTTTACTTTAGTTGGTTTAGGATCAAACAAACGTTTTAAAATTTCATCACTATCGGAGCTAAATTTGTTCATTTAATTAATTGATCAAAATTTTTATGATTAATATTTCAATCAAAATTAATAGAAAGATTGCATCCATACATTTTTTTATATATTAAGTTTTCAGTTTTTATTAACAAAGAGTCCAGAGAACTAATTTAGGCTAGATTTAAACACTATGCACAACACCGCATAACCAAAATAGGCGGCACCGTTAGAAAGAAAATAATTATCTTCACCAACTAACTAGGCTTACGCATATAAGTCCGGGTTCCCTACGCCGCCAACTTATGTTATACGAACCCGTTAGGTAAAATTATTTTGAATGAAAAAAACTATTGAGGTTCCAAAATTTCTTGTATTTGAAGAAACTATCAAATTTGCTTCGACTTTAAAAGATTTACCGGAAGAGGGAACTTATATTTTTGATTTTAAGAAAGCAGACAAAATAGACCCTTTTTCATTATTATACCTAAGTAGTGAATTACAGTTCTGCAGACACAGAAGAGAGAAGGCAGATTTTAGAGCTAAGAACTTTTCTCATTTAACTTATCAGTCGCATATGGGATTCTTCAAAGCGTTTGGTTTAAATCACGGAAAATCACCTGGAGAAGCGAGAGGGAGTCAAAGTTATTTGCCTATTACTTTATTAAATGCGCGGGAGATTAGGAACGATGCAGCAGAAATGAAAGTTAATCCAGGAGAAATTTTAGAGGGTTTATCTAAAGAACTCACGCAAGTTCTTACTCAAACAAAGGAAGGCGATCTTTATGATATGCTAGTTTACTCTCTGCGAGAAATGCTTAGAAATGTGGTTGAACATAGTCGATGTATAGAGTTCGGATTATGCGCGCAATATTGGCCGTCCATGAATAGAGTTTCCTTAGCAATTTTAGATAGAGGGATAGGAATCAAAAAATCACTCTCTAATAACCCAAACTTAAATTTACAATCAGATGAAGATGCTCTAAAAATAGCAATTGAACCGGGGGTTTCTGGCAAGGTTTTTAAAGGACAAAAAAGAAGGCCTAGAGGCGATTGGGTAAACTCAGGATTTGGATTATATATGACAAGTAATATTTGTAGAAATGGTGGTAGTTTTTTTATAGCAAGTGGAACTAAAGGGTTATACTTATCTGAGAAAAAATCCCGATTCCTTGATACACCCATTAATGGAACTGCACTTAATTTAACATTAGATACTGCAAAAATTTCAGGGCTTAAAGAAACTCTTGCAGATTTGAGAGAAAAAGCTGGATCACATAGGAAAGCTTCTCCGTCAAGTCTAGGATTGACAAAGTCGTTCAAATAAGGTTACCTATAAAAAATTAAAACTATACCTTTTTAAGCTAATTTTGCTGGCAATAGGTTCGAACAGTACCACAAGAAAATTGGTATACCTACCAGTATTGTTGGCTTTAAACCAACAAGGGTGAAAGAAGCTACAGAAAATGCTCTAGTTTTTAGAGGAGGGGTGATCTTACTGAGCCAGTAGATCCTTTACTAACATCTTTTTCCTGTCAACCATATTCTCTTCAATATTTATCATATCGATATCCAGCTCCTTACATTTTTCCATAACTATCTGTTTGATCGATTCTTTTTCGATATTAATCTTTTTCGTTTCCACACCATCGTCGTTTATATAAGTAATGTTTGCTTTACAAAAACTAGAAAGTCTCTTAAACTCATTTTTCTTCTCTAAAATCATTAAATGATCCTTTATAGTTATTCCAATTATATATGGCTTCCCATCCTTTTTGGTGAAGGATATCAAAAATGTAGAGTTTGGTTTAGCTAATTGTACATCACGTTTAATTAGTTCAAGCTTCTTAAGCACATCTAAGATCTTAATTAATTCAACTCTGTATATCGGAGACTCAATATCATTATGAGCAAGTGAATTTAAAATTACACTTTTATAAGTTTTTAAATCTTTAAAGTCGTTAAAGTCCAACCCCTCCTCAGTACAGAATATTTTGAGATGATTTATTTTATCATTTAACCTTTGAAGTCTAGTCTCGTAAATCCCCTCTTCATTTTTTTTAATTTCATACCTTGAAGTATCTGGATAAATCCTATCTAAAATCTCTTCACATAGAACTCTTAGATATATTCCACAGGCCGGATAATCATTTTTCTGAAGATAGTATTCGGCCTTTTCAATTTTATTTGGATGATTATTGATCGAAGGTCTTTCGAAGGTGGATAATGAATTGACATACATTTCTTTGTAGACCCACTCATCATTATTACCTGAATTTTTAATTTTATCTTTTAAATAGAAAAATAAACTTCTGTCATGGGTCAGAAATAATATTTGATAATCATATATAAATTTATTTGAGGGATCTAATAGAAAATCAATTAGTTTATCCCTGTTATTCATGTCCAAACTAATCATTACATCATCAAAAACGATAAACTTAAGAATATCTCCTGCTTGGGCATTAATTCTTTTTCTTAAAACGGTTAACCTTATTGCAATCGCAATAGCTGTTATTCTAGCCTCATTTAAGAAAGATTGAGGTCTATTTATCGTGATAGGATTACCTGCATAAGCTGTTATTATAAAATGAATTTTGAAGGGTGTAAAATGAAAGTTCACATCTGCCTTTTTATATTTTAACTCTTCAAAGCGTAACTCAAAATCAATATTATGACCTAATTTCTTAAGAATTGCAGGGGCGTTAATATTAATAAAGTCAATAAGGTTTTTAAGCTCATTATTGAAATGCTTTGCAAACGCAATAAACTTTTTGTTCTCCTCACTGTATTTATAAACTTGTATTTTCTTTCCTTTTGAATTAGTGGTCATCCCAGGACCTTTTTTAATTTCCTCGTACATATCCGAGGCATTGGTAAACGTCTTGACCACACCATTTCTAAGTAAATCTTTGCCTGGGAAACTAATATAGGAGAGTATATGACCTATGAAAATGTCGGCTAAATCCATTTTCTCACCATTCCAAAAATCTTGAAACTTGTAAAGCACTTTGTAGCTTATGAAATCTGATGCTTGATTTATCTCTTTTGCAACAGAATCATTTTGAATATTCGTATTTAATAATGATAGTTGATATTCTGTGGGTGAAGGACTTTTGGTTTTTACTTTAATAAATGAATTAAAATGCTCATTGTACTTGGGGTGATGAGGTAATGGGATACGATCTGCATGGATATTAACCAGAGATTGCGGATGAGCTGTGTGATGTTTAAAATATTTGGCTATCTCTTCAGTATCCTTTTTTAATGTTGCTTCAAATAGGGTATATAAGGCCCAGTATATAGAGCTTTTACCACTACCATTTTCACCATAAAGCAAAAGATGCTTACCTCCAATCTCTATTGGCCCCTGCTCATCAAAAAACTTAAAGTTATTTATTTGTAAGGTATCTATCTTCCTCATAAAGTCGCTAAATCTCTTATTACGGCCAAAATATCCTTACTACGTGTTTCTATAAGTAGGATTCTTTGCCGCACTTCATTTTCAGGTTTTTGATACCAAGAATAAAATCTTTTTATAATTTCTCGTATCTCATCTTCATTTTCAATATTTTGAATTGATTCAGGCTTGATGAATTTTAAAACATTTAGTCCATTCTCCTTCATATGTTTTTCAAAATACAGTTCGTACACCATCATGTCTAGAACGTCAGCTATATGAGAGGCTATCCTTTCATTTTTTGTATGACCTAAAATATCCTTATCACTATTGTAAAGAAATAATAGGTAAGACACTAAAGTTGTAAAGGGAGTTGCTGTATTAGTTTCTGCAATAGGTATTTCTGATAAAGGAGTTGCATATAATTCTAAAGTCTCTCCCTTTCTTTTTCCTCTGTAGTACAACCAGAAATAAATTAATTTACTATTTAGTAAGGCCAAGAGATATTTAGCACTCATCCTAGTTATGTTAGTTAAGAAGAACACATCTCTAGATGAGAAAACAGGTTTATCTGAATACGCAAAGTTATTTTTTAATGACCGATAAGGAACAATAATTTTATCCGTTGAATTGAAAATACTTAATTCCCTAGGCCGGTGAATACTGTACCAAGGCCAATTCGGTTCATTATATCTTAATTTTTGGTCATCGATTATAGGCTTAAACTTTTGAAGATGTTGAATCAAGTTTGGAATCTTTCTTTCTTCCGTGTCCCAATTAGTGTAAATTAAAACATCACTACTTAAATCATAAGTATATTTTTTAATGTTGCTATTCTTCACAAAAGGCTTAACGAGCGTTTTTTCGTAATCATTTAGAGATAGTGACTTTAGTTCACTTGGCGACAGAACAAATACCCCTTCATTTTTAACTAGGTTATTATTGAATTCTTTTAAATGTTTATTACTGATCTTACTTATGGTGATATCGCAACCAGAGTTAATATTTGCAAATTCGTTTAATCTACTGTGGTTGTCTTTAATGACATTGAGTATTCCAAATGTGGAACTTGTTTTAGATGAACTAATTCGAATATAACTTTTGTCCCCTTCAAAAATATTTTTTGAAACAAAATAATTAGTCTCCCTATCCTTGTTCGATAAAATATCGGACAGAATCGAAGTGTCATAAAGAGCTTTTCTTTTTGTATTAATTATATTACATCCTACTCCCTCAAAATTTCCTTTTTTTAATATGGTAATTATATTATGTTGACCGTAGGCACTGTCAAATATTTTAAATTCATTAAAATTGACTAGTGTTAAGGGAGTGGTCTCTTCTTTAAAACTTCGACGTAAATTCAAAGCGCCATCAGCAGTAAGGTAATAGTTTGTTGTAATAAAAGTGCAAATACCTTTTTCCTTGAGCATTTCAAAACTTCGATGAAAAAAGAAGTAAAACAAATCCATTTTTGACTTGTAAAACTTTTTCAATGAGCCTTTTTTCACCTCCTGGAAAAGTTCTTTATTTCCTTTTTCGCCAAGATAAGGGGGGTTTGCGATAACAATATCAAAACCTGTTTCTTTATTTACAATTGGATTTAAAATCTCTGGAAAATCTAATCGCCAGTCAAAGTGTTCAAAAGCTCTTTGATTACTTTTTAAATCATCAACCTCCTTCAAGGTACGTTTCCATCTTTTTATTTCATTGACTCTTTCAGTTTGAGCTTTAGATAACTTTTTACCTTTTTGTTCATGAAATGGATTGGCAGCTATCATTAATTCAAGCTTCTTACTTAGAATTTTAAGCTTAAGTTTTCTGATATCTCTACTTAATAATATTTTTAAACTATTGTTTGCAGTAAAGTATTCTATCTGTTTTACAGAAATTTGTTTTAATAGGTTTTGTATATCTTCTTGAAATGGATTCCCAAATAAATTATTCTGAGATCCTTCATCTTTTTCCCAATCAATTTCAATAATTTCATCTCCGAATTTACTTACAAGTGAATTACCTCCTACTATTTTATAAGCCAAATTAGGTAAAGGCTTTGGTTCTTCTTCATCTACAATTAAGCTTAACCAAAAACGTAATTTCGCAATGTCCACAGCTCCGTTTTCTATATCTACACCATAAATAGAATTTTGAATGATATTTTCTTTGACAGTTGCTGGGCTCCATACTTTATAACCAAGGTCAAATGCGATTCTTTCTTTTAATGAGAAGATTTCCTGTAACATTCCCATCGGAAATGCACCGGACCCTATAGCAGGATCGCATATTTTAATTTTATCTAGTAAAGTATTTATGTCGGCTAGTTCTGTATTTGTTAGGTCTTCTCTATTTTTTTGCTTAACAAATTTGCTTACACTTTGCTTTGAGAAGGACTTATCGTTATTCAGATGCGTGGATAAATATTCTATAATCGATTCTTGAGTCATATAATGAACTATCTCCTTTGGCGTATAGAATGCCCCTTTATCTTTATTATCTTCTAACAAATTCTCGAAGATGTGTCCTAACATTTCAGGATCAACTGCTATGGTATGTTCCTCAGGACTATTTTCATAAATAGTAAAATTATATCGGTTGAAAAACTCGAAAAGATTGGCAAATAAATCGGAAGGAAACTCTAAAAGATCAAACTTCTCAGTTTCCTTTTCGAACAATCCTCCGTTCAGGTATGGAATTTTTACCACTGCCTCATCAG contains the following coding sequences:
- a CDS encoding Eco57I restriction-modification methylase domain-containing protein, with product MDIVLQQIFKNQYSRKTFESEVLRPIFQKSTKNFTLYSKEGEQRIELTETDRRTAKEVIKFGEFTTFDDRKVELYEVTVEDFRQVKIARVGLGALVKKLIIGNNAVFAVFKYENTVEKHWRFSFIAYDSFFEDGQVVTEETNPKRYTYVFGDKDESYRTALDRFQVLDNQLELKVKNIQEAFAVEAMSEKFFEEYRETHYGNFVRYLTGEEFQKKGGKYKLVEVQDPSPFLTSVFNSDKKAARDFCKKLLGQIVFLYFLQKKGWMGSPTGNYKLADGDKNFMENFFYNAGADDNFYSNWLTKLFYETLNKERTQDNFIMPDEAVVKIPYLNGGLFEKETEKFDLLEFPSDLFANLFEFFNRYNFTIYENSPEEHTIAVDPEMLGHIFENLLEDNKDKGAFYTPKEIVHYMTQESIIEYLSTHLNNDKSFSKQSVSKFVKQKNREDLTNTELADINTLLDKIKICDPAIGSGAFPMGMLQEIFSLKERIAFDLGYKVWSPATVKENIIQNSIYGVDIENGAVDIAKLRFWLSLIVDEEEPKPLPNLAYKIVGGNSLVSKFGDEIIEIDWEKDEGSQNNLFGNPFQEDIQNLLKQISVKQIEYFTANNSLKILLSRDIRKLKLKILSKKLELMIAANPFHEQKGKKLSKAQTERVNEIKRWKRTLKEVDDLKSNQRAFEHFDWRLDFPEILNPIVNKETGFDIVIANPPYLGEKGNKELFQEVKKGSLKKFYKSKMDLFYFFFHRSFEMLKEKGICTFITTNYYLTADGALNLRRSFKEETTPLTLVNFNEFKIFDSAYGQHNIITILKKGNFEGVGCNIINTKRKALYDTSILSDILSNKDRETNYFVSKNIFEGDKSYIRISSSKTSSTFGILNVIKDNHSRLNEFANINSGCDITISKISNKHLKEFNNNLVKNEGVFVLSPSELKSLSLNDYEKTLVKPFVKNSNIKKYTYDLSSDVLIYTNWDTEERKIPNLIQHLQKFKPIIDDQKLRYNEPNWPWYSIHRPRELSIFNSTDKIIVPYRSLKNNFAYSDKPVFSSRDVFFLTNITRMSAKYLLALLNSKLIYFWLYYRGKRKGETLELYATPLSEIPIAETNTATPFTTLVSYLLFLYNSDKDILGHTKNERIASHIADVLDMMVYELYFEKHMKENGLNVLKFIKPESIQNIENEDEIREIIKRFYSWYQKPENEVRQRILLIETRSKDILAVIRDLATL